The following coding sequences lie in one Primulina huaijiensis isolate GDHJ02 chromosome 2, ASM1229523v2, whole genome shotgun sequence genomic window:
- the LOC140961545 gene encoding E3 ubiquitin-protein ligase PUB24-like isoform X1, giving the protein MDNIEVPEYFICPISLQIMKDPVTAISGITYDRESIEHWLFKNHNTICPVSKQALPRDSDLTPNHTLRRLIQGWCTLNASHGIDQIPTPKPTRDKFYIINLIRDLCVQDLQIKTLQKLEALALEHDRNRVYMVEAGLGAVLVSFIISCYKTGQTNGLEEALGLFYIVRKLLSQSKGKLTENDEIFESLMWVMENPVFQENSAVKFHAAYAVKITVQKTSPSMLERLKPEFFRSMVSNIRQACICQQGTTALLHALLDSCPWGRNRLIMVESSAVTGLIDVELRNSDKKTTELVLGILCHLTSCADGRAQLLNHADGVAVVTRRILKVSPAVDDRAVTIIWQICRYSGTNGVIQELFRVGIVPKFCLLMQADREAHIKDKVREILRTHYDVWKESPPLKLLP; this is encoded by the coding sequence aTGGATAACATAGAAGTCCCCGAGTACTTTATCTGTCCAATTTCACTCCAAATCATGAAAGATCCCGTGACGGCCATTTCCGGGATTACTTACGATCGAGAAAGCATCGAACACTGGCTATTCAAGAACCACAACACGATCTGCCCCGTCAGTAAACAGGCCCTGCCGAGAGATTCTGATTTGACGCCGAATCACACCCTGCGAAGATTGATCCAGGGATGGTGCACTCTCAATGCATCGCATGGAATCGATCAGATCCCAACTCCGAAGCCGACTCGCGACAAATTCTACATAATCAATCTAATCAGGGACCTGTGTGTCCAGGATTTGCAGATAAAGACGCTGCAGAAATTGGAAGCTCTCGCCCTGGAGCACGACCGAAATCGGGTTTACATGGTGGAAGCTGGATTAGGTGCGGTGTTGGTATCTTTCATCATTTCTTGTTACAAAACTGGACAAACGAATGGCCTGGAAGAAGCGCTTGGTTTGTTTTACATTGTTCGGAAATTATTGAGCCAGTCGAAGGGTAAATTGACCGAGAACGACGAAATCTTTGAGTCTTTAATGTGGGTAATGGAGAATCCGGTTTTTCAAGAAAACTCAGCAGTGAAATTTCACGCAGCTTATGCGGTGAAAATCACTGTCCAGAAGACGAGCCCTAGCATGCTGGAGAGACTGAAGCCGGAATTCTTCAGAAGCATGGTGTCAAATATTCGACAGGCCTGCATCTGCCAACAGGGAACAACCGCTCTTCTTCACGCCTTACTCGATTCCTGCCCCTGGGGAAGAAACCGTCTGATCATGGTGGAATCCAGCGCGGTTACCGGGTTGATTGACGTTGAACTCAGAAACTCGGACAAGAAAACGACGGAACTTGTTCTGGGAATCTTGTGTCACTTAACTTCATGTGCAGATGGTCGGGCTCAACTCCTGAATCATGCAGATGGTGTCGCGGTTGTCACAAGGAGGATTTTGAAGGTTTCTCCAGCGGTGGATGATCGAGCTGTTACTATTATTTGGCAGATTTGCAGGTATTCTGGTACAAATGGGGTGATTCAAGAACTGTTTAGGGTTGGAATTGTGCCGAAGTTTTGTTTGCTGATGCAGGCGGATCGCGAGGCCCATATTAAGGATAAAGTGAGGGAGATTTTGAGGACACATTACGATGTTTGGAAGGAGTCACCTCCATTGAAGTTGCTCCCTTAA
- the LOC140961545 gene encoding E3 ubiquitin-protein ligase PUB24-like isoform X2 — MDNIEVPEYFICPISLQIMKDPVTAISGITYDRESIEHWLFKNHNTICPVSKQALPRDSDLTPNHTLRRLIQGWCTLNASHGIDQIPTPKPTRDKFYIINLIRDLCVQDLQIKTLQKLEALALEHDRNRVYMVEAGLGAVLVSFIISCYKTGQTNGLEEALGLFYIVRKLLSQSKGKLTENDEIFESLMWVMENPVFQENSAVKFHAAYAVKITVQKTSPSMLERLKPEFFRSMVSNIRQACICQQGTTALLHALLDSCPWGRNRLIMVESSAVTGLIDVELRNSDKKTTELVLGILCHLTSCADGRAQLLNHADGVAVVTRRILKVSPAVDDRAVTIIWQICRRIARPILRIK; from the exons aTGGATAACATAGAAGTCCCCGAGTACTTTATCTGTCCAATTTCACTCCAAATCATGAAAGATCCCGTGACGGCCATTTCCGGGATTACTTACGATCGAGAAAGCATCGAACACTGGCTATTCAAGAACCACAACACGATCTGCCCCGTCAGTAAACAGGCCCTGCCGAGAGATTCTGATTTGACGCCGAATCACACCCTGCGAAGATTGATCCAGGGATGGTGCACTCTCAATGCATCGCATGGAATCGATCAGATCCCAACTCCGAAGCCGACTCGCGACAAATTCTACATAATCAATCTAATCAGGGACCTGTGTGTCCAGGATTTGCAGATAAAGACGCTGCAGAAATTGGAAGCTCTCGCCCTGGAGCACGACCGAAATCGGGTTTACATGGTGGAAGCTGGATTAGGTGCGGTGTTGGTATCTTTCATCATTTCTTGTTACAAAACTGGACAAACGAATGGCCTGGAAGAAGCGCTTGGTTTGTTTTACATTGTTCGGAAATTATTGAGCCAGTCGAAGGGTAAATTGACCGAGAACGACGAAATCTTTGAGTCTTTAATGTGGGTAATGGAGAATCCGGTTTTTCAAGAAAACTCAGCAGTGAAATTTCACGCAGCTTATGCGGTGAAAATCACTGTCCAGAAGACGAGCCCTAGCATGCTGGAGAGACTGAAGCCGGAATTCTTCAGAAGCATGGTGTCAAATATTCGACAGGCCTGCATCTGCCAACAGGGAACAACCGCTCTTCTTCACGCCTTACTCGATTCCTGCCCCTGGGGAAGAAACCGTCTGATCATGGTGGAATCCAGCGCGGTTACCGGGTTGATTGACGTTGAACTCAGAAACTCGGACAAGAAAACGACGGAACTTGTTCTGGGAATCTTGTGTCACTTAACTTCATGTGCAGATGGTCGGGCTCAACTCCTGAATCATGCAGATGGTGTCGCGGTTGTCACAAGGAGGATTTTGAAGGTTTCTCCAGCGGTGGATGATCGAGCTGTTACTATTATTTGGCAGATTTGCAG GCGGATCGCGAGGCCCATATTAAGGATAAAGTGA